The genomic interval GAAATTATTTTAACAACTTGGTAAGTATCTAATACGGCTTGTATTGATCATTTATGTGATATGTAATATATTCTTTGGGTCCTGGAGGTTTTATAGGGAGTTACGGGTATGTCAATAATCTATTACGTCCATTAGTGTCGACTCAAGCGGGATTAAAAAAAGTAACTCGTCCTTATTGTATGAAATTGAGATCGTATCTTCTTTTCCAATCGAAAAAATTTCTTTCGTATTAT from Brevinema andersonii carries:
- a CDS encoding WavE lipopolysaccharide synthesis family protein gives rise to the protein MGPGGFIGSYGYVNNLLRPLVSTQAGLKKVTRPYCMKLRSYLLFQSKKFLSYYQQFPERDEKYIFFKNSVIVTSFFLKSILPMALLFFLTISYQ